The window CGGACATGTGGACCTTGGGGGCCGCGCCCAGGACCGCGAAGAGCCGGGCCGCGTCGGCCTGGTCCGGGATCAGGCTCTGGTCCCCGGCCGGGCCCAGGTGATCGAGCGTCACCTGGGCCCAGGCCATGATCCGATCGAACGCGGCCTTGCCCTCTTCCGGGGAGAGGGGCTTGGGAGTGCGGCCGCCACCTTGAATCCAAAGGTATCCATCACCGTCTTGTGTGATATAGGCGGCATTTGCATTTATTGTTGCAGCGGAAAGGAAAAAAAGGCCCAAAAGTAAAAACCGGATCGAATGTAACGTCTTATTTTTGGACATGGATGACGGCTCCTTCACTTTTCGCCAACATATCCCGCGTTGGCTTATTGAGAACGATGCAGCCCTTGGAGGCGTCGTTGTCCGGGGCGTTTCCGTGAATCAGGAAGCTGTCGGGATCGCGACCCATGGCCTTGACCCGCGCGCGGGTCGCCGCGTCTGGTTTCAGGCGGATGACCGGCGGCGCCAGTCGCCCTACGTATTCATCGGAATCAACCACTTCGATCGTCCAGTTCCCGCGTGGTATGGGGCCGACACCCACCTCGCCCTCACGGCCCGGGTTGTTTCGGCCCGCGTCCTTTTCCCCGGGTTTGCCCTTGCCGGAGTAGCCGTTGCCCAGAGGATTCCCATCCTGATCGGTCAGCGTCCCCTTGCTCTGGCTCCAGATCAGGTAGGGGCCTTTCGAGGGCGGAGGCGGAGGCGGCAAAAACACCTTGCCCCGGCTTTGGGCCTGCTCCCCGTCCGTGCCTTCAGGAAAGACATTCCCTTCATGCGGCCAATCCGGCAGCTCCAGCGTGTTCTCCAGCCGCGCCTTTCCCCACCCGGCTTCGCCGGTTTCCTGAAAGGCGGAAAGCAGGCTTCCGTCCCGGGGTTTTTCCTCCTTGGGCTTCTCGCTCCAGGCCCCTTCTCCGGGTCCGGCGTAGCGGCCCAGCTCGTCATAGGGCTGCTGGTCGCCGTGGGAGTTGGGCTTGGTGTGCCCACCGAGGCCTCCAGCCACCAGGGACATCCGCCGCTTGGGCGGAGCCCAGTTCGGTTCCTTGGCCACCACCCACCAGTCCGGGCCGGACTGGGACTTTCTGCGTTCGTCGATCTGCTGGTACGACTCCAGCGGGTCGAACTCACCGCGTTCCGTCTGAATCCACAATTTCCGTCCTTCTCTGTCCCGCAGCATATGCCGCCTCCTATAGGTTTTCAACGAACCATAAGGGACATTTTCGGGCCGGGGAAAGAATGACAGCGAATATGCAGCTCATTGCAGCGGATTTGCATCTTGACGGGCCACGTCCTGTGGCCCGCCCTTCGGGCCGCCGGAGGAACCGGCGGTCCCCTTTTGCTGTCCTGCAAAAGGGTGACGGGCCACGTCCTGCCCCCTTCGGGGGTCTTCAGAAAGGCAAAAAGCGGGAATCTCTCTGCCTTTCCGTAAGCCCCCGAAGGGGGATGGCGGGGCGGGGGGGATTGGGATATGCTGCGCCCGGCGAAAAACAGCCGCACAAGGAGCGACCATGCCGCATCACGACGCAGCCGCCCTGGTCCTTGCCGCGGGCAAGGGCACGCGCATGCATTCGGACAAGCCCAAGGTCCTGCACACGCTTCTGAACGAACCCATGCTCGGCTATGTTTTCGCGGCCCTGGAGTCGTTGTTCGGCCCGGCCGTGCTCACGGTGGTGGGCTTCGGCGCGGACCAGGTGCGCCGGGCCTATCCCGGGCGCGAGGCGGCCTTCGTGACCCAGACCGAACAGCTCGGCACGGGCCACGCGCTCCAGACCGCGCTCGGCGCGCTGCGCAAGCTGGGCCGGACGCACTGCCTGGTGGTCAACGGCGACACCCCGCTGCTGGAGACGGCCACGGTGGAGCGCTTCCTGGCCGAGGCCAAGGGCGCGGACGTGGCCTTCGCCACCATCACGCCCGAACACCCCGGGGCCTTCGGCCGGGTCATCCGCGACGCGGACGACCGGGTCGCGGCCATCGTGGAGGCCAAGGACCTCGACCCCGCGAAGCACGGCGATCCCCGGGAGGTCAACGCGGGCGTGTATTTCCTGCGTCTGGACGCGGCGGCTCCGCTGCTGGACAAGCTGACCAACGCCAACAAGAGCGGCGAGTACTACATCACGGACCTCGTCGGACTGGCCCGCGAGGCCGGGCTTTCGGTGAAGGGCGTGCGCTGCGGCGAGGACGTGAACCTCATGGGCATCAACTCGCCCCTGGAGCTGACCGAGGCCGAGGAGCATCTCCGGCGGCGCATCCTGCGCGCCTGGCAGGCGCGGGGCGTGCTGGCCCACCGGCCGGAGCTGGTGAGCGTGGGCCCGAGGGTGAGGCTTGAGCCCGGCTGCGAGTTGCGCGGCCCCTGCGAACTGTACGGGACCACCAGCGTGGCCCGGGGCGCAAGCGTGGGCTCGCACTGCGTGCTGACGGATTCGAGCGTGGCCGAGAACGCGCAGGTGCGCGAGTTCTGCCACCTGGAGCAGGCCCAGGTGGGGCCGGAGTGCCAGGTGGGGCCGTATGCCCGGCTGCGGCCGGGCGCGGTGCTGGAGCAGGCCGCGCGGGTGGGCAACTTCGTGGAGATGAAGAAGGCCACCCTGCGCAAGGGGGCCAAGGCCAACCACCTGACCTACCTGGGCGACGCCGATGTGGGCGAGAAGGCCAACGTGGGCGCGGGGACCATCACCTGCAACTATGACGGGAAAAACAAGTTCCGCACCGAGATCGGGGCCGGGGCCTTCATCGGCTCGAACACGGCCCTGGTGGCGCCCGTGACCGTGGGCGAGAACGCCTTGGTGGGCGCGGGCTCGGTGATCACCAAGGACGTGCCCGCCGGACAGATGGGCATCGCCCGGGGACGGCAGACGAACCTGCCGAGACGCAACAAGGCGTCTTGATTTTGACGCCCGAAGAGATTAGGGAATGCATATGGAACCGATCGCCCAGCTGGAGAGCCGTTTTGAGGCCATGCTCGAGAGGATCAAGACCCTGGAGCAGGAGAACGCGGGTCTCCGGCAGGCATTGGAGAATGAATCGGCGGGCAGGCGGGACGTGCAGGAGCGCGTCGAGAACCTGCTGAGGAAGATCGAGGCGGAACTGGGATAGCGGATCGCGAACATGCCGCGCTACACGCTGACCCTGCTCGGCCTCGAGATCACCTTCAAGACCGATGCGGACAATGGCCGCATCGAGGCCGCCCGGACGCTCATCGAGGACCGCTTCGCGGAACTGGTGCGCAACGGCGGCAATATCAGCAAGGAAAAGTTGCTGACGTTCCTGGCCCTCGGTTTGGCGGACGATTACCTTGAGTCCGAGTCCAAGCTGAGGCGGCTGGAAGCCCGGATCAGCGGGATGCTGGAGAAAACGCCGGGGCGCTGACGCCCCGGAAGCGGAGCGATAACCCTGGGGAGCGCGTGATCGTCCGGCGGTTCCTGAGCCAATGAGATCAAAAAGGGAGTCCGCCCTGTCCCGGCCCGTGTGCAGACCCGCCCAGAGCGGGAAGCCTGACGGCCCGGCGGTGGAGCCCACCTGGGAAACCAGGTTCAGAACCTACGACGACACGGCTGCCCTGGGGCACAGATAGAGCCGAGGGATTCCTGTCCCCCGGACCCGGCGCGAGCGCTCACGCCGCGCCGCCGCGAACCCTCCCCAGCTTCTTGCCTCGGACGAACCCTCCCGCGCGGAACCGTCACCTTCCTTGCTACAACGCCGCGACAAGCGGCGCGCATCCCGGCGTTTGTTGGGAATTTCCGGGCCGCGAGGTCCGTTCACCTATACAGGAGCACTGTCATGATCACCACCATCCTCATGGCCGGGGCCATCGCCGTCATCGGCGTGGCGTCCGGTTTCGCCCTCAACGCATACATCGCCAACAAGCGCAACGACGACGCCCGGGGACTGGCCGACCGAATCGTGGAGGAGGCCCGCAAGGAGGCCGAGGCCATGAAGAAGGAGATCCGTCTCCAGGCCCAGGACGAGGTCTTCCACCTGAAGAAGGAGCAGGAGACCGAGTTCAAGAGCCGCGACCACGACCTGAAGCGCCAGGAGTCGCGCCTCCAGGAAAAGGAGGAGCGGCTGGAGAGCAAGCTCGAAAAGCTGGCCCAGAAGGAGTCCGAGGTCATCGAGCTGCAGAAGAAGCTCATCAGCCAGGAGAAGAACCTGGAGGAGATGACCGGCGAGATCGAGTCCAAGGCCGAGGAGCAGGAGCGCCGCCTGCAGGAGATTTCCGGGCTCACCCGCGAGGAGGCCAAGGAGCGCCTGCTCACGGAGATCGAGTCCAAGACCCGCCACGAGGCCGCCAAGATGGTCCGGCTCATCGAGACCGAGGCCCGCGAGGTGGCGTCCAAGAAGTCCAAGGAGATCCTCTCCCTGGCGATCCAGCGCTACGCCGGAGACTACGTCTCGGAGCAGACCGTCACGGCCGTGACCCTGCCCTCCGAGGACATGAAGGGCCGGATCATCGGCCGCGAGGGCCGCAACATCCGCGCCCTGGAGGCCGCCACCGGCGTGGACCTGATCATCGACGACACCCCGGAGACCGTGGTGCTCTCGGCCTACAGCCCGCTCAAGCGCGAGGTGGCCAAGCAGTCCCTGGAGCGGCTCATCCACGACGGCCGCATCCACCCGGCGCGCATCGAGGACATCGTGCGCAAGGTGGAGCAGGAGATGGACGTCAAGCTGCGCGAGATCGGCGAGCAGGCCACCTTCGACGTGGGCGTCCACGGCATCCACCCCGAACTCGTCCGCCTGCTGGGCCAGCTCCACTACCGCACGAGCTTCTCCCAGAACGTGCTCCAGCACTCCCTGGAGGTGGCCTTCCTCTGCGGCGTGATGGCCGCCGAGCTGGGCCTGGACGAGAAGAAGGCCAAGCGCGCGGGCCTGCTGCACGACATCGGCAAGGCCGTGGACCACGAGGTCGAGGGCCCGCACGCGGTGATCGGCGCGGACCTGGCCAAGAAGCACGGCGAGCAGGAGGACATCATCCACGCCATCGCCGCCCACCACGCCGACGTGCCGCCCCAGAGCATCCTGGCCAACCTCGTGCAGGCCGCCGACGCCCTCTCCGGGGCCCGGCCCGGCGCGCGCAAGGAGCTCCTGGAGAACTACGTCAAGCGCCTGGAGGAGCTGGAGGGCCTGGCCACGGGCTTCGACGGCGTGACCAAGGCCTACGCCATCCAGGCCGGACGCGAGATCCGCGTCATGGTCGACGCCGACCGGGTGAGCGACGACGAGACCCATCTGCTGGTCAAGGACATCGCCGAGAAGATCGAGAACAACATGACCTACCCCGGCCAGATCCGGGTCACGGTCATCCGCGAGAAACGCGCCGTGGGCTACGCCAAGTAGCTCTTCCGGCTCCCAGCCGAATCGAAGGCCCCGCCGCGAAACGCGACGGGGCCTTTATTATTTGCCGCCTTTCCTTGCCGCAAGGCCCTGGCGGTGGCATAGTCGATATTCTCCGGCATCCCCTTCAACAGAGGTCCGTTCATGCCGAGACGCGCGACGCCGCTCCATATCCTCCTGCTCCTGACGGCGCTTCTTTCCGTCCTGGCGGGCGTATGCCGGGCCGAGCCCCCGGACGCGGCCGGAAAGACCGTGCGCGTGGCCGTGCTGAAGAACTTCCCGCCCATGTATCTCACCGACGAGAACGGCTTTCCCGACGGCTTCGCGCCGGAGGTGGTCCGCCGCGTGCTGACCCGGGCCGGGCTGACCCCGCTCTGGGTCCAGGAGGACGACTGGAACGGGCTGGTGGACGCGGTGCGCGAGGGGCGGGCCGACATCACGGCCCTGTCCCCCACGCCGGAGCGGGCCGAAGTCCTGGACTTCGGCAGGCCCTTCCTGACCTCCCCGCCGGTGCTCCTGGTCCGTTCCGAAGGCTCGGGCGGCATCCGGGACTTCACGGACATGGCCGGGAAGACCGTGGCCCTCATGCGCGGCAGCATCCTGCCCCCGGCCCTGGGCGAACTGCCCGGCCTGCGCGTGGTGCGGGGACTGGGCATGGAACAGAACCTCTTCGCCCTGCTGGCCGGGGAGGTGGACGCCGTGCTGGCCGGAAAGCTGGAGTTGCAGTTCATGATCCGGCGCGCGGGCATGGAGCACCTGGTGCGCTTCGCGCCCGGGCCGGACATGGAATACAAACGGTCCCTCGCTTCGGCCAAGAACCGCCCGGACCTGCCGGCGCGCCTGAACCCCCTGGTGGAGGAGCTGGTGCGTTCGCCGGAATACCAGGACATGGTCGAACGCTGGTACGGCAAGCCCGTTCCCTTCTGGACCCGGGCGCGCCTGGGCTGGACCCTGGGCGGCGGCTTCGCCCTGGCCCTGCTCGGCTTCTGGCTCTGGCACTACCGCCGGGTGCTGCGCCTGAACCGCCGCCTGGCCGAGAGCCTGGGCCAGGCCCAGGAGGCGCGCGAGGCCCTGCATCACACCGGAGCCATGCTGGAGGCCGTGGTCCGGGCCTCGCCCGTGGCCATCCTGGTGCTCGACGAACAGGGGCTGGTGCGGCTCTGGAATCCGGCGGCCGAGAGCCTCTTCGGCTGGAGCGAAAGCGAGGCCATGGGCCGGATTCCGCCCGTGGTCCAGGAGGAGAAACTCCCGGAATACCACGCCATCATCGCCCAGATATTGAACGGCAAACGGTTCACGGGCCTGGAGCTGCAAAGGCGGCGCCGGAACGGCGGGGAGCTGATCCTCTCCCTGCACGCCGCCCCCCTGACCGACGCCGGGGGCCGCCCCGAGGGCGTGCTCGGCATGCTCCTGGACATCACCGCCCGCAAGCAGGCCGAAAACGCCCACCGCCAGAGCGAGGAGCGCCTGCGCCTGGCCCTGGACGCCACCCGCGACGGCATCTGGGACTGGGACCTGGAGACCGGCGAAGTCTACCGCAGCCCCAACGACCAACGGCTCCTGGGCTACGTCCCGGGCGAGATGACTGTCGGCCACGAATCCTGGACACGGCACATTCATCCCGAAGATCAAGGGCGCGTGGCGACGGCCCAACGGCGGCACATCGAGGAGGGCGCGCCCTACGAAATCCGCTACCGGGTGCTCACCCGCGACGGCGTCCAACGCTGGATCTACTCGCGCGGCATGGTGGTGGCCTGGGACGGCCAGGGCAGGGCCCGGCGCATGGTCGGCGTGCACCAGGACATCAGCGGCATGGTCCAGACCCAGGAGGAGCTGGCCGCGGCCAACGAGGAGCTGGCGGCCACCAACGAGGAGTTGGTCCAGACCAACGACGAGATCATGGCCGAGATCGGCCGCCGCCGCCAGGTGGAGGACGCCCTGCGCCGGGCCGGAGTGGCGGCCGAGGCCGCCAGCCGGACCAAGAGCGAGTTCCTGGCCAACATGAGCCACGAGATCCGCACCCCGCTCAACGGCATGCTCGGCATGCTCCAGCTCCTCAAGGACACCGGCCTGGACGGGGAACAGCGGGAATGCACCCAGACCGCCCTGGACTCGGGCCGCCACCTGCTGACCATCCTCAACGACGTGCTGGACTTCTCCCAGATGGAGGCCGGGGCCCTCTCCCTGGTCATCGAGCCCCTGGACGTGCCCCTGGTCCTGGCCTCGGTGGACAAGCTCTTCGGCCCGGTCTGCCGGAGCCGGGGCCTGGTCTTCGAGATCCACGCCGACCCCGCCCTCTCCCGGGGCATGCTGGGCGATCCGGCGCGGCTGCGCCAGGTGCTCTTCAACCTGGCGGGCAACGCCGTGAAGTTCACCGAGACCGGCTTCGTGCGCGTGGAGGCCTATCCCCTGCCGCCCACCCGGCCGGGCGAGGCGCGGGTCTTCTTCACGGTCTCGGACTCCGGGGTGGGCATCCCGGACGACCGGCTGCACGACATCTTCGAGCCCTTCACCCAGGTGGACGGCACCCTCACCCGCCGCCACCAGGGCACGGGCCTGGGCCTGTCCATCGTCAAGCGCCTGGTGACGCTCATGGGCGGCAACGTGGCCATCGAGAGCGAGCTGGGCGTGGGCACCTCGGTGCATTTCTGCATCCGCGCCGAGGCCGCCTCCCGGCCCTGGCGGCCCGCCATGGTCTCCAGGCCGGAGGCCCCGCCCACGCCGACCCTGCGCGTGCTCGTGGCCGAGGACGACGCCATCAACCGCACGCTGGCCGCGCGCTTCCTGGAAAAGCTCGGCCACGTGGCGATCCAGGCCGAGAACGGCCGCCGGGCCGTGGACATCCTGCGCCAGGAGGGAATCGACTGCGTGCTCATGGACGTGCAGATGCCGGTGATGGACGGCATCGCCGCCACCCGCGCCATCCGCTCGGACCCGGACCTGGGCGACAAGGCCCTGGTGCCGGTCATCGCGCTCACGGCCCACGCCATGCTCGGGGACCGCGAGCGCTGCCTGGAGGCGGGCATGGACGGTTACCTGGCCAAACCCCTGGACCTGGAAGACCTCAAGGCCGCCCTGCGCAAACACTGCAAGGGGGCTGG of the Desulfovibrio aminophilus genome contains:
- a CDS encoding tlde1 domain-containing protein produces the protein MLRDREGRKLWIQTERGEFDPLESYQQIDERRKSQSGPDWWVVAKEPNWAPPKRRMSLVAGGLGGHTKPNSHGDQQPYDELGRYAGPGEGAWSEKPKEEKPRDGSLLSAFQETGEAGWGKARLENTLELPDWPHEGNVFPEGTDGEQAQSRGKVFLPPPPPPSKGPYLIWSQSKGTLTDQDGNPLGNGYSGKGKPGEKDAGRNNPGREGEVGVGPIPRGNWTIEVVDSDEYVGRLAPPVIRLKPDAATRARVKAMGRDPDSFLIHGNAPDNDASKGCIVLNKPTRDMLAKSEGAVIHVQK
- the glmU gene encoding bifunctional UDP-N-acetylglucosamine diphosphorylase/glucosamine-1-phosphate N-acetyltransferase GlmU; protein product: MPHHDAAALVLAAGKGTRMHSDKPKVLHTLLNEPMLGYVFAALESLFGPAVLTVVGFGADQVRRAYPGREAAFVTQTEQLGTGHALQTALGALRKLGRTHCLVVNGDTPLLETATVERFLAEAKGADVAFATITPEHPGAFGRVIRDADDRVAAIVEAKDLDPAKHGDPREVNAGVYFLRLDAAAPLLDKLTNANKSGEYYITDLVGLAREAGLSVKGVRCGEDVNLMGINSPLELTEAEEHLRRRILRAWQARGVLAHRPELVSVGPRVRLEPGCELRGPCELYGTTSVARGASVGSHCVLTDSSVAENAQVREFCHLEQAQVGPECQVGPYARLRPGAVLEQAARVGNFVEMKKATLRKGAKANHLTYLGDADVGEKANVGAGTITCNYDGKNKFRTEIGAGAFIGSNTALVAPVTVGENALVGAGSVITKDVPAGQMGIARGRQTNLPRRNKAS
- a CDS encoding cell division protein ZapA; amino-acid sequence: MPRYTLTLLGLEITFKTDADNGRIEAARTLIEDRFAELVRNGGNISKEKLLTFLALGLADDYLESESKLRRLEARISGMLEKTPGR
- the rny gene encoding ribonuclease Y, giving the protein MITTILMAGAIAVIGVASGFALNAYIANKRNDDARGLADRIVEEARKEAEAMKKEIRLQAQDEVFHLKKEQETEFKSRDHDLKRQESRLQEKEERLESKLEKLAQKESEVIELQKKLISQEKNLEEMTGEIESKAEEQERRLQEISGLTREEAKERLLTEIESKTRHEAAKMVRLIETEAREVASKKSKEILSLAIQRYAGDYVSEQTVTAVTLPSEDMKGRIIGREGRNIRALEAATGVDLIIDDTPETVVLSAYSPLKREVAKQSLERLIHDGRIHPARIEDIVRKVEQEMDVKLREIGEQATFDVGVHGIHPELVRLLGQLHYRTSFSQNVLQHSLEVAFLCGVMAAELGLDEKKAKRAGLLHDIGKAVDHEVEGPHAVIGADLAKKHGEQEDIIHAIAAHHADVPPQSILANLVQAADALSGARPGARKELLENYVKRLEELEGLATGFDGVTKAYAIQAGREIRVMVDADRVSDDETHLLVKDIAEKIENNMTYPGQIRVTVIREKRAVGYAK
- a CDS encoding PAS domain S-box protein, encoding MPRRATPLHILLLLTALLSVLAGVCRAEPPDAAGKTVRVAVLKNFPPMYLTDENGFPDGFAPEVVRRVLTRAGLTPLWVQEDDWNGLVDAVREGRADITALSPTPERAEVLDFGRPFLTSPPVLLVRSEGSGGIRDFTDMAGKTVALMRGSILPPALGELPGLRVVRGLGMEQNLFALLAGEVDAVLAGKLELQFMIRRAGMEHLVRFAPGPDMEYKRSLASAKNRPDLPARLNPLVEELVRSPEYQDMVERWYGKPVPFWTRARLGWTLGGGFALALLGFWLWHYRRVLRLNRRLAESLGQAQEAREALHHTGAMLEAVVRASPVAILVLDEQGLVRLWNPAAESLFGWSESEAMGRIPPVVQEEKLPEYHAIIAQILNGKRFTGLELQRRRRNGGELILSLHAAPLTDAGGRPEGVLGMLLDITARKQAENAHRQSEERLRLALDATRDGIWDWDLETGEVYRSPNDQRLLGYVPGEMTVGHESWTRHIHPEDQGRVATAQRRHIEEGAPYEIRYRVLTRDGVQRWIYSRGMVVAWDGQGRARRMVGVHQDISGMVQTQEELAAANEELAATNEELVQTNDEIMAEIGRRRQVEDALRRAGVAAEAASRTKSEFLANMSHEIRTPLNGMLGMLQLLKDTGLDGEQRECTQTALDSGRHLLTILNDVLDFSQMEAGALSLVIEPLDVPLVLASVDKLFGPVCRSRGLVFEIHADPALSRGMLGDPARLRQVLFNLAGNAVKFTETGFVRVEAYPLPPTRPGEARVFFTVSDSGVGIPDDRLHDIFEPFTQVDGTLTRRHQGTGLGLSIVKRLVTLMGGNVAIESELGVGTSVHFCIRAEAASRPWRPAMVSRPEAPPTPTLRVLVAEDDAINRTLAARFLEKLGHVAIQAENGRRAVDILRQEGIDCVLMDVQMPVMDGIAATRAIRSDPDLGDKALVPVIALTAHAMLGDRERCLEAGMDGYLAKPLDLEDLKAALRKHCKGAGGLRPHS